The DNA segment TGTTCACCTAGATGTGACGAGCCTTCTCCGGCACTGGTTTGACAGTTAGGGGTGCTTGGTTCCACTCCTGATCCGGTTGGCTGCTTCCCCATGCGAAGGGGCCCGTCATTCAATTTTGGCCTGTGTATCACACCATAAGGACACACGGAAGGCGGGCGAGTCTTTCAGGAGGGAGGCGTGATCCAGGGTAGAAAAAATGCCTGAGCTACATTACTGTTTGTAACGGTTTGCTGGGGGGAGAAGCAGGCCGACCGCGCAATCCACATTAATGAGGTTGTGCTGTCTCGAACAGGGAGTGACATGGCCGAACGACCGTTGAATACGTGCAGCTTATGTGGAAATACGTGGTATCCAAGGGGCAAAGACCTCTCCACCAAATGCCCTGGCTGTGGAAGTGCAGATGTTCATATCGTCGTGCCAACCTTCGTACCCACACCGAAAAAGCGTGGCGGTGGTCTGTACGTTTGGCTCATTATTGTGGCTGTCGTCTTCTTTCTTGCCTCCAAAGACAACCCCAAGAGCGCTCCGCCGTATGCACCTGCGCAGGAAAGCAATGCGAAAGCGGAAGAGTTTGTTGAGCCAATTACGTATGTGCAATCGGCACCCACCCCAACTCCTGAGGTCCAGCCCTCAAGCTTAGAAGTCGTGCGAAGCAGCGATTCTTCCGCATGGTTTGATGGGAAGTTCCCCGACCCAGATTCCGCAGCGCGTGCGCAACCAACTTCCACGTCTACTTCCTCTGTGCGTGCGTCACTAACTCCCACTTCAATTTGTGCCCACGAAGGGAGCATCTTCAGTCGGAACAACTGCGAATGGCGGGAGTGTGAAAAGCCCGAGTTCACTGACCTAGAGGAGTGCAGGCATAAGCGGCGAAAAGAGGACAGCTTTGGGGGTTAGGAAACTGGGAGGGAGGCGGAATGTTTGCCAGAAAAATTTCTGAGCCCCTTTAATAGGGTCAGCCCCGGCGCACTATCCCCCGTGCCGGTAGCGTCGCCAATTGCTTTCCCCGGTTTTCCGGACGACCATAAACACAACCTCACTCGTGCAAGGCTCGCCTATGAACGGACAGACTCCCAATCCCAACTGGCCCAGCAAGACTGGCGAACCATCAGGAAAAGGCAGGGGAAACAACCCGCCCGGAGGTGGCGGGAAGAAGTGAAGCCATAGACCTATCAACCATGAAGCCCCTTGCGAGGGGCTTTGCTGTCTCTGGCTTGAGGGATGCAGGTCTCGATGCTATTCATGTGCTTCAATTCATTCAAAAGGAGAGGGCATGTTGAATGAATTGAGTTGTTGGAAAGTCGATTGGACTGCTATTGGAAGTCTGGCTACAGCCTTCGCCGCTGGGGTTGCGCTCTATATCGGTTGGTGGGAGCCACGACGAATTCAAAGCGTGCGTGAAAAACGCCTCGCATCTGTCATGGCGAGTGTTTTACAGCGGGAGGTCGGAGTATTGCGGAGCACTGGCTCCTTGGTTGCTAGCGCGGACGATGAAACAGCCCAGCTAGCGCAGGAGGATGCAAAGAGCCGCATCTTGAACTCGTGCAGTGCCCATTGCTGCATGGATGTGTCGATAAAGCCTATGAGTTTCCTGAAGAGTTGGCTTACGAAATGGGCGACCTTTATGGAGTTGCGTCGGTTTTTGAACTGCGAGTAAATGGCTTTGGTCGGCAGGGGGCTCAAGATGACATTCCCCAACTTGAGCAACTGGCCTCTGTCCTTGCCAGTTGCGCGGAGCGGCTTCAAGGAAGTCTGGTTTCCTATACCCCTGCAAGAAATCGTTGGTTTGCTGACAGCGCTTAAAAATCAATGCTCGCTTTGGTTGGGCAGTGCCGCGAGATGATGACACCGCCATTTAGTGGCAGCTGCACAGGCCAGCCAACTCGCGACTGATATTCAAATCAGAGCTTGTTCATGAAGGCTGACACATTAAAGCCTTCAACTATTGCCAGCACAGGGCCTGTTAGCTCTCGAAGTCACCGTGTGCGCTCTGGCAGGCTGTACTCGAACCGGTAGGCATGCTGCCCGTCGGTGATGGTGATGACCAGGCTTCCAGACAGTCCGGCCAGCGCCTCTGTGCCGGAATCCGGCACGACGGTGATGGACTGGGTGGGCGCCCCCTGGTTCATGGTGGAGCTGTGCTGGAGCACAAAACTCCCTTGGCGGCCATGCAGGCTGCCTCGGACGACCTCCATGGCCACATAGCCCGCAGAACCTGGGACACCGCTGCGAAATGCCAGCATCTCGCCTTGGCTGACAGCTTCCAGGTCGCCCTGGAATTTTTTATCCAGCGACATGCGGGCCAGACCGGTGCTTGCGGCAACGCCGCTCAAGGGCTGGCTGTCGAGGGCGATCTCAAACTGACCGATTGCGACATGGTTCATAAGAGTGCCTTGGGTAATGAGTTATGTATAAATATACAGTTATTTATGGTGGCGGCGCTTTTGGCGCATCCACTGGCATAGGTCCCAGGCGTGCTGCGTTCCCGTAAGTGGGGCAGCACAGGCTCGGTGCGGAAGGGGCTGCCGCAGGAGGGTGTCTGAAACAGCGGACTGTCCACGCCACCAGGGAAGGCCAGGGCATGCGGATCGGCCAGTTTTCGAATTCCAAAGCAAGACACGGAGTGCCTGAAAATCGCGTGCGACCTACAGTTTGGGCATGCAATCCTTGATGAGAGGTTCAACCATGTCGAAGCAAACTGAAACCTGCGCACAGGCGGTGCTGACCGATCCCCGTTGGGCGGCGGTCGTGGCGCACGACGCGCAGGCCGATGGGCAGTTCTGGTATGCGGTGAAGACGACCGGGGTGTATTGCCGCCCTTCGTGCGGAGCCCGCACGCCGCGTCCCGAGAATGTGTGGTTCTTTACGGCGCAGGCGGCGGCACAGCAGGCGGGCTTTC comes from the Comamonas terrigena NBRC 13299 genome and includes:
- a CDS encoding DUF3224 domain-containing protein translates to MNHVAIGQFEIALDSQPLSGVAASTGLARMSLDKKFQGDLEAVSQGEMLAFRSGVPGSAGYVAMEVVRGSLHGRQGSFVLQHSSTMNQGAPTQSITVVPDSGTEALAGLSGSLVITITDGQHAYRFEYSLPERTR